From Quercus lobata isolate SW786 chromosome 1, ValleyOak3.0 Primary Assembly, whole genome shotgun sequence, one genomic window encodes:
- the LOC115983761 gene encoding protein transport protein Sec61 subunit beta, giving the protein MARGTSQSQSSSSSTSRPGVVAPRGSAAATAGMRRRRLGGGSASTNASSGGIGGGAGSGGNMLRFYTDDAPGLKISPTVVLVMSLCFIGFVTALHVFGKLYRRSAAGAA; this is encoded by the coding sequence ATGGCGCGAGGCACATCACAGTCCCAATCATCGTCCTCCTCGACCTCTAGGCCCGGCGTAGTGGCTCCGCGCGGCTCTGCAGCCGCGACGGCCGGAATGAGGCGACGTCGGCTAGGCGGAGGGTCCGCTTCCACCAACGCCAGCTCCGGCGGGATCGGAGGCGGCGCCGGCTCCGGCGGCAACATGCTGAGGTTCTACACCGACGACGCTCCCGGCCTGAAGATCTCGCCGACCGTCGTGCTCGTCATGAGCCTCTGCTTCATCGGCTTCGTCACCGCGCTCCACGTCTTCGGCAAGCTCTACCGCCGATCCGCCGCCGGCGCCGCTTAA
- the LOC115983769 gene encoding MLO-like protein 6: protein MAGAGGGRSLEETPTWAVAVVCFILVLISIIIEHIIHLIGKWLKKKHKRALYEALEKIKSELMLLGFISLLLTVGQSLISSVCVSQQIGATWHPCSKKQEEAKINSETNSRRLLTVSDSGKGFRRILAGAASSTDKCAARSMVPFVSKDGIHQLHIFIFVLAVFHVLYCVLTLALGRAKMRSWKNWETETRTAEYQFSHDPERFRFARDTSFGRRHLSFWTKTPALMWIVCFFRQFVRSVPKVDYLTLRHGFIMAHLAPQSHQKFNFQKYINRSLEEDFKVVVGISPPIWFLAVLFLLFNTHGWNSYLWLPFIPLIVILLVGTKLQWIITKMALRIQERGEVVKGTPVVQPGDDLFWFNQPRLILYLINFVLFQNAFQLALFAWAWYEFGLISCFHENIEDIIIRISMGVLIQILCSYVTLPLYALVTQMGSTMKPTIFNERVALALRNWHHSAKKHLRENKGSVSVTPLSSRPATPSHHMSPVHLLRNYRSEMDSVQTSPRKSNFDFEHWETESPSPSHHHRPTGGGSSSYHHHQMDKSNIGYDKDVTEVNLGQVAPIPQPARAQHEIDIGLKDFSLIKEQVLEKKKWACENFGEKEGQG, encoded by the exons ATGGCAGGAGCAGGTGGAGGAAGATCTTTAGAAGAAACACCGACTTGGGCTGTTGCCGTGGTGTGTTTCATTTTGGTTCTAATATCCATTATCATCGAGCACATCATTCATCTCATAGGAAAG TGGTtgaagaaaaaacataaaagagcTTTATATGAAGCACTAGAAAAGATCAAATCAG AGCTTATGTTATTGGGATTTATATCCTTGCTTTTAACGGTAGGACAAAGTCTCATTTCAAGTGTATGTGTATCCCAGCAAATTGGAGCAACATGGCATCCATGCAGTAAGAAGCAAGAAGAAGCTAAAATTAATTCTGAAACCAATAGCCGGAGGCTACTAACTGTATCGGATTCCGGCAAAGGGTTTCGACGCATTTTAGCAGGCGCAGCCTCATCTACAGATAAATGTGCAGCCAGG TCTATGGTCCCATTTGTGTCCAAAGATGGTATTCATCAACTACACATTTTTATCTTCGTGTTGGCTGTATTTCACGTCCTTTATTGCGTTCTCACACTGGCTTTGGGTAGAGCCAAG ATGAGAAGTTGGAAGAATTGGGAGACTGAAACAAGAACAGCTGAGTACCAGTTCTCACACG ACCCAGAGCGATTCAGGTTTGCAAGGGACACATCATTTGGGAGAAGACACTTGAGCTTTTGGACCAAAACACCTGCTCTCATGTGGATA GTTTGTTTCTTCAGGCAGTTTGTCAGGTCGGTTCCTAAAGTTGATTACTTGACGTTGAGACATGGATTTATCATG GCACATCTGGCACCTCAAAGCCATCAGAAATTTAACTTCCAGAAATATATCAATAGATCATTGGAAGAGGATTTCAAGGTTGTGGTGGGAATCAG CCCTCCTATCTGGTTTTTGGCAGTGCTATTCTTGCTCTTTAACACTCATG GCTGGAATTCTTATCTATGGCTACCATTTATCCCATTGATT GTCATACTATTAGTAGGGACCAAGCTACAGTGGATCATAACCAAAATGGCATTGAGAATCCAAGAGAGAGGAGAGGTTGTGAAGGGCACCCCAGTGGTTCAACCAGGTGATGACCTCTTCTGGTTCAATCAGCCTCGCCTCATTCTCTACCTCATTAACTTTGTTCTATTTCAG AATGCCTTTCAGCTTGCTTTATTTGCATGGGCTTG gTATGAATTTGGGTTGATTTCATGTTTCCACGAGAATATAGAGGATATCATCATCAGAATCTCAATGGG GGTCCTCATACAAATTCTCTGCAGTTACGTTACTCTACCACTCTATGCCCTCGTAACACAG ATGGGCTCAACCATGAAACCAACCATATTCAATGAAAGAGTAGCCTTGGCTTTACGCAACTGGCACCACTCAGCTAAGAAGCACCTAAGGGAGAACAAGGGGTCTGTATCTGTAACACCTTTGTCTAGTAGACCAGCAACCCCATCCCACCACATGTCCCCGGTTCATCTCTTGCGCAACTACAGGAGTGAAATGGATAGCGTCCAAACTTCACcaagaaaatccaattttgaCTTTGAGCATTGGGAAACCGAGTCCCCCTCCCCATCACACCACCACCGGCCGACAGGCGGTGGCTCATCCTCTTATCACCACCACCAAATGGACAAAAGCAACATAGGGTATGATAAGGATGTTACTGAGGTGAACTTGGGTCAAGTGGCTCCAATACCACAACCAGCTCGTGCACAACATGAAATTGATATCGGACTAAAGGACTTTTCATTGATAAAAGAACAAGTGcttgagaaaaagaaatgggCGTGTGAAAATTTCGGGGAAAAAGAGGGACAAGGATGA